Proteins co-encoded in one Arthrobacter sp. ERGS1:01 genomic window:
- a CDS encoding DUF3000 domain-containing protein: MVSSQPQLPADFQAALASLRAAQKRTELKLEEIPAPTRLAPYGAALGAEVILDGEEQATGRFILLHDPDGSSLWEGTFRIVTYIRAQLEPDIGNDALLGNVAWAWLVEALDEHGAEHRSAGGTATRILSESYGTLAARPDAVDIELRASWTPVGPSVQAHLEAWSQMVCTFAGLPPVPDGVTLLPQRRRQP; this comes from the coding sequence ATGGTGAGCTCACAACCGCAGCTTCCAGCTGACTTCCAGGCCGCCCTTGCCTCGCTTCGTGCCGCGCAAAAACGGACCGAATTGAAGCTTGAGGAGATCCCGGCACCGACCAGGCTGGCCCCGTACGGGGCCGCCCTGGGCGCCGAGGTGATTCTCGACGGCGAGGAACAGGCCACCGGACGCTTCATCCTGCTCCACGACCCCGACGGCTCCTCCCTGTGGGAGGGCACCTTCCGGATCGTCACTTACATCCGGGCCCAGCTGGAACCGGACATCGGCAACGACGCCCTGCTGGGCAATGTGGCGTGGGCGTGGCTTGTGGAGGCCCTGGATGAGCACGGCGCCGAGCACCGCTCCGCGGGCGGCACGGCCACCCGAATCCTGTCCGAAAGTTACGGAACCCTGGCCGCCCGCCCGGACGCCGTCGACATTGAGTTGCGGGCGTCCTGGACACCCGTGGGACCCTCCGTCCAGGCCCATCTTGAGGCATGGTCGCAGATGGTGTGCACCTTTGCCGGGCTGCCGCCGGTGCCCGACGGCGTGACGCTGCTGCCCCAGCGCCGCCGCCAGCCCTGA
- a CDS encoding threonine aldolase family protein: MTTDTISTSARLHDPAVRSFASDNYSGVHPEVLAALAAANDGHQVAYGEDAYTARLHEVMSELFGKKVDVFPVFNGTGANVTALMSLLPRWGAVVCATTAHINCDENGAPERVGGMKLLSVPTTDGKLTPELIDKEAWGFGDEHRAQPLAVSITQTTELGTCYTPAEVKAICDHAHSLGMKVHMDGARLANAAASLNVPLREFTSDAGVDVLSFGGTKNGIMFGEAIVALNPEAADGLIYLRKMNMQLASKMRFISAQLLAMFEDDLWLKSAGHANAMAAKLRAAVDEIPGVRATQPTESNGVFAILPEGVADRLRTVFRFYDWNEAAREVRWMCSFDTTEADIDAFVAAIRAELGA; encoded by the coding sequence GTGACTACTGACACGATTTCCACCTCCGCACGCCTGCACGACCCCGCCGTGCGCAGCTTCGCCTCGGATAACTACTCCGGCGTCCACCCGGAGGTGCTGGCAGCCCTGGCCGCCGCCAACGACGGCCACCAGGTGGCGTACGGCGAGGACGCCTACACCGCCCGCCTGCACGAGGTCATGTCCGAGCTGTTCGGCAAGAAGGTCGATGTTTTCCCCGTGTTCAACGGCACCGGCGCCAACGTCACGGCCCTGATGTCGCTGTTGCCGCGCTGGGGCGCCGTGGTCTGTGCCACCACGGCGCACATCAACTGCGACGAAAACGGCGCGCCGGAACGCGTGGGCGGCATGAAGCTGCTGTCCGTGCCGACCACCGACGGCAAACTGACCCCGGAGCTGATCGACAAGGAAGCCTGGGGCTTTGGCGACGAGCACCGCGCCCAGCCGCTGGCCGTCTCCATCACCCAGACCACCGAGCTGGGCACCTGCTACACGCCCGCCGAGGTCAAGGCGATCTGCGACCACGCCCACTCCCTCGGGATGAAGGTCCACATGGACGGTGCCCGGCTGGCCAACGCCGCCGCATCCCTGAACGTGCCCCTGCGCGAATTCACCTCCGACGCCGGCGTGGACGTGCTGTCCTTTGGCGGCACCAAGAACGGGATCATGTTCGGCGAAGCCATCGTGGCGCTGAACCCGGAGGCCGCCGACGGCCTGATCTACCTGCGCAAGATGAACATGCAGCTGGCCTCCAAGATGCGCTTCATCTCCGCCCAGCTGCTGGCCATGTTCGAGGACGATCTGTGGCTCAAGTCCGCCGGCCACGCCAACGCCATGGCCGCGAAACTGCGTGCCGCCGTCGACGAAATTCCCGGCGTCCGGGCCACCCAGCCCACCGAGTCCAACGGCGTGTTCGCGATCCTCCCCGAGGGGGTGGCCGACCGGCTGCGCACCGTGTTCCGCTTCTACGATTGGAACGAGGCCGCCCGCGAGGTGCGCTGGATGTGTTCCTTCGACACGACGGAGGCGGACATCGACGCTTTTGTCGCCGCGATCCGGGCCGAACTCGGCGCCTGA